From a single Gimesia fumaroli genomic region:
- a CDS encoding rhodanese-like domain-containing protein — MAEVKTIKPDELAKLHEEKGVDVIDVRTPAEFREVHAPIAVNIPLDKLCADHIKERTNENGDATVYVICQSGNRSSMACQKLIESGVTNVVSVEGGTKAWDQMGLPVNRGKKTISLERQVRIAAGFLVLTGALLGMFVNPWFSGLSAFVGAGLMFAGITDTCGMAMMLAKMPWNQVATGEKAQCRV; from the coding sequence ATGGCAGAAGTCAAAACAATCAAACCGGACGAGTTGGCAAAGCTTCATGAAGAAAAAGGCGTCGATGTAATTGACGTGCGGACGCCGGCGGAGTTTCGCGAAGTGCATGCGCCGATCGCCGTGAATATTCCCTTAGACAAACTGTGTGCAGATCACATCAAAGAACGGACCAATGAAAATGGCGATGCGACCGTCTATGTGATTTGTCAAAGCGGCAACCGTTCTTCGATGGCGTGTCAGAAACTGATTGAATCAGGCGTCACTAACGTGGTCAGCGTCGAGGGAGGAACGAAAGCCTGGGATCAAATGGGGCTGCCTGTAAATCGTGGGAAGAAGACGATTTCGCTGGAACGACAGGTGCGAATTGCCGCTGGTTTTCTCGTGCTGACCGGGGCGCTATTAGGCATGTTTGTGAATCCCTGGTTCAGTGGACTGTCGGCGTTTGTAGGAGCCGGTCTGATGTTTGCTGGAATTACAGATACGTGTGGAATGGCCATGATGCTCGCCAAAATGCCCTGGAATCAGGTTGCGACTGGCGAAAAAGCACAGTGCCGTGTGTAA